ATCTAAATAGCTTAGTGTGATAAAGGAGTTGTTAGGATAAGTAGTCAGTAACTTTTGATAATAATCTTTGTCTCGTAAACTAATGTTCTTGCGAGACTCTGTTTTCTTCATTAAAAACGAAAATTTATCTAATAAATCGAGCCCACCAAATTTTACTTCCAATCCTTTATTTCTTGCAGTTCGGATAGCCTGTCTAGTAGACTTAGAAAGTTGATCCAGTGAGAAATTTTCTTTATGAATATTAGCTTGAAAACGTGGTTGTATATTTTCTGCCATATTCTCTGTTAAGCCAGTCCAATGAACTTTATTTTTTTTCAGTTCTTCAACAATTTCTAAAGTCATAGAATTTTGGATAGTTTCTTGGCCAATAAGACCTCTACTGATAAATAAACTTGGGTCAAATTTAACCATTATTGCATGGCTTTTTTTAGCAAGTTTTTTCAACGTTAACAGAACAAATTTTAGAAGCTCTTTATCTTCATAGTCAATTACTGGGCCTCGTGGAATATAGAACATAGAAAGCCCTAATGGTAGCGGCTGAATTAAGATATTCGCTACCCCAACCAATTGATTATCTTTATAAAATCCTACTCTCTCATTCCCCCAAGTATCCTTTATCTTGGACCAATCGCTACTCTGCAATAAATTTCCTTGAGGATGATTTTGCAAAAATAAATCCCACTCTTGAGCATCAACATTCATTTTATACGTAAACATAATTCCAGTACCAACTCTCTTAAAATCTATTTTATCTTCATTAGCTTGCTTATGTGCTAATTCTCTATATTTCGTATTGCTTTACCTAAACGAATACGAAAATAATATGTCAATGACAACTAATGATATTATGAAATTTATTTTTCAGCACTATACAAAGGGTGAGATTAATAAAATCTCACCCTAATTTTAGTAATAATCAGTATATTAGTTTGGATAAATGTATCTTACAGTACCTCTTGATGCTGTCGGATTAAACCATCCACGATAATTTCCGATTGGTTGAGTTCCACTACCATCATAGTTACATTCAGAAACTTGAATACGAGTTGATGATTCAACTGCTGTAACAACTGCTACGTGTCCGTATCCTCCATCATCCCATGAAGCAATTGCTCCAACTTGTGGTGTAGAACCTGTACGGAAACCTGCTGCTGCTGCACTAGTAGCCCACTGACCACCATTACCCCAATAATCACCAGCCCATGGAGCCAAAGTCTTAGCACCCCATGTACATTGACCTACAGGGTAACTTGAAGCATTTGAACTATAAGTTGGTCGTTGACTTACAGTAGTTGCTGCAGGAGTGTAACTTGAATCATCATCTGATGATGAAGAACTTGAAGTTGCTTGTACTTGTGCAGCAAAAGTTGTGTTTGCTGAAGCAGCAACCGTTTGTTGTTGACTTGTTTGTTTCGCTTTGTATGCTGCTTCTGCTTCTGCTGCTGCTTTCGCTTCTGCTTCAGCCGCTGCTTTTTGCTCTAGCAAGGTTGCTTTTTCACTTTCTGCAGTAGCTTTTTCAGCTGCAAGATTCAACTCGGCTGCTTTCAATTCAGCTTGTTTTGTTGTCAAAGCTTGAGCGTCATCAGCAAGTGTTTGTTGGTTGGCAATAACTGTGTTGATTGCTTCATTGTTAGCAACTTGTTTTTCAGAGATAGCCTTTTTATCTTCTTTTTGTTGTTGCAACATTTTATTGTTTGCTGAGACAATTTCACTCATAGCTGCTACACGAGAAATAGCTTCTGTGATTGAGTTAGAGTTAATAATTGTATTAATGTAGCTTGTAGCAGTTCCGTTAGTTTGTGCACTACGAGCTTGGTTTTCAAGCGATTCATTACGAGCTACGATATTTTTTGAAAGCTCTGCAATTTCTCCTTCAAGTTTTTTAGACTCTTCTTGAAGCTTTTCGTTTTCAGATTGTAATTTTTCTTGCTCTGATTGAATAGCTGAAACTTTAGTTTGAATTTCGTCTACTTGTTTTTGAGCTTCCTTTTGTTGTGTTGTCAACTCACTAATTTTGCTATCTTGAGCTGCAATTTTTTCATCTGTTGTGTTAGCTTTAACACTTGAAAGCACAGCTCCTTGTGAAACTAATACTGTACTTAATAATAGTGATGCTAGAATTTTTTTCTTCATAAGTGTAAATACTCCTTCTTTAAAAAGACAATACTAGTATATCAAAAAAAGGCCTAATAAATATTACGCCTTTATTACAGTTTTGTTTCTTTCTTATAGATATATTTTTTCAAAAATATATTGGAAAACTAACATCCATATAAAATTCAATATCATAGTAGGAACAAGACTATAAACCATAAACACAGATAAATTTTCTGCAGTTAATCCTACCAAGTGTGCTAGGATAAAGCTAGCAAATTCAAATGTAAAAGTCATCATTAAAACGGCAAGTACTCGAGTCCATCTATTTGACAAAATAACTGAGTTGCTTTTATACACTATTGCTCCAATAATTACAAATAGTAGACTAGCTATTCCAATCAAATGGAAGAAATAAATATCGTATACAAGTCCTACAACTAGGCAATAAGCTAAAAACAGATACTCAGATACTTCTATCGTTTCAAATAATAAGAAGATAAAAATAAAGTGGCTAACAATTTGTATATGTGGAAAAAAACTATTTACAAACTGCCCTAAATGGCTATCAATCAAGACAATCAAGGGCAATAGTACAAACATTCCTATCTGCTTAAAAAGTCTCATGATGGATTCCCCACTAACTCTACAACTTTAAGGTTCATTGGATCAGCATGCAATTTAACCATGACTTCTCTTGTTAGATAGTCCGTACTATGTGTCACTGATACGACTTCCCCTACAGGGATATCTGTAGCATTAAAGTTTCCTAAGCCTCCAGTTACCACTTTGTCACCTTGACTAATGTCGCCACTGCTGTTTAATTGACTGATTTTTAGTAGTTCTTTTTCCTTGTCATAACCAATGATAATACCATAAATACTACTAGATCCGTGCTGGATTTTAACAGAAATCTTCTCTGTGTTTTCAGCGTTTGTTAATAAATTGACTACGGATGAGTTGTCTTCTACTTTTTCAACGCTTCCAACAAGCCCTCCACCAGAAACAACGAGCATACTAGTTGTTACACCTTGTTTTGATCCGGCATTAACTGTCAATTCCTGTCTCCAAGTTGCTGGAGTTCTCATAATGACATCTGCAGTAATTAGCTTGCTCGCGTTCAATTTTGACTTCATATCTAATAATTGACGCAGTTGTTCATTTTCTTCTTTTAATCTGTCTGCTTCATTTGTTTCTTTTTCCATTTGATAGAGTTCTTTTTTAAGAGTCTCATTCTCAT
The window above is part of the Streptococcus sp. Marseille-Q6470 genome. Proteins encoded here:
- a CDS encoding aminoacyltransferase, which encodes MFTYKMNVDAQEWDLFLQNHPQGNLLQSSDWSKIKDTWGNERVGFYKDNQLVGVANILIQPLPLGLSMFYIPRGPVIDYEDKELLKFVLLTLKKLAKKSHAIMVKFDPSLFISRGLIGQETIQNSMTLEIVEELKKNKVHWTGLTENMAENIQPRFQANIHKENFSLDQLSKSTRQAIRTARNKGLEVKFGGLDLLDKFSFLMKKTESRKNISLRDKDYYQKLLTTYPNNSFITLSYLDLHNRLKEVEKQLEKNLKTAQKFTDKTKEGKVKDNQQERNRLEEEISFLKGYIDKGDSVVPLSGTLTIEFGKTSENLYAGMNEEFRHYQPAIPTWFETAQHSFERGAETHNMGGIENNLEGGLINFKSKFNPTIEEFVGEFNYPTSSLYFLFNLAYKIRKKLRSR
- the mreC gene encoding rod shape-determining protein MreC — its product is MNRFKKSKYIIVLFVVILMVSVFLVTTQSSAVVTKVGDGISLIDRIVQKPFQWLESTKSDLGNLTRAYNENETLKKELYQMEKETNEADRLKEENEQLRQLLDMKSKLNASKLITADVIMRTPATWRQELTVNAGSKQGVTTSMLVVSGGGLVGSVEKVEDNSSVVNLLTNAENTEKISVKIQHGSSSIYGIIIGYDKEKELLKISQLNSSGDISQGDKVVTGGLGNFNATDIPVGEVVSVTHSTDYLTREVMVKLHADPMNLKVVELVGNPS
- the mreD gene encoding rod shape-determining protein MreD, producing the protein MRLFKQIGMFVLLPLIVLIDSHLGQFVNSFFPHIQIVSHFIFIFLLFETIEVSEYLFLAYCLVVGLVYDIYFFHLIGIASLLFVIIGAIVYKSNSVILSNRWTRVLAVLMMTFTFEFASFILAHLVGLTAENLSVFMVYSLVPTMILNFIWMLVFQYIFEKIYL
- a CDS encoding CHAP domain-containing protein, with product MKKKILASLLLSTVLVSQGAVLSSVKANTTDEKIAAQDSKISELTTQQKEAQKQVDEIQTKVSAIQSEQEKLQSENEKLQEESKKLEGEIAELSKNIVARNESLENQARSAQTNGTATSYINTIINSNSITEAISRVAAMSEIVSANNKMLQQQKEDKKAISEKQVANNEAINTVIANQQTLADDAQALTTKQAELKAAELNLAAEKATAESEKATLLEQKAAAEAEAKAAAEAEAAYKAKQTSQQQTVAASANTTFAAQVQATSSSSSSDDDSSYTPAATTVSQRPTYSSNASSYPVGQCTWGAKTLAPWAGDYWGNGGQWATSAAAAGFRTGSTPQVGAIASWDDGGYGHVAVVTAVESSTRIQVSECNYDGSGTQPIGNYRGWFNPTASRGTVRYIYPN